The following proteins come from a genomic window of Miscanthus floridulus cultivar M001 chromosome 2, ASM1932011v1, whole genome shotgun sequence:
- the LOC136539970 gene encoding L10-interacting MYB domain-containing protein-like — MPEINWNSENTRVLCMLFAEQVEKGNRPNTHLNALGCAEVEKGFKDRTGIVATKSQIKNKWDKLKEDFKAWKKLMLRQIGTGWEPIKKTIAMDDEWWKKARADIPGCGKFKKKGLENEDELAKCFADITTVDIDNWSPHVVNVEAIENVDDTQDESQDDDFVAETQEEENGISPPPVSGKRLARPVERSGKKAKSGNALLIQEAVTSMTSSANEYVLKRHGKYSIDEVMEVVIACGAGYDSNEHYIASELFVKKEQREMFMTLPTNEIMFNWLRRKYNDKYEK, encoded by the exons ATGCCTGAAATTAATTGGAACTCGGAGAACACTCGTGTGCTCTGTATGTTGTTTGCCGAACAAGTTGAAAAAGGAAATCGGCCAAACACACACTTGAATGCACTTGGTTGTGCTGAGGTTGAGAAAGGGTTCAAAGATAGGACTGGAATTGTGGCTACCAAGAGTCAGATCAAGAACAAATGGGACAAGTTGAAGGAAGATTTCAAGGCATGGAAGAAACTAATGCTGAGGCAAATAGGGACTGGTTGGGAACCTATAAAGAAGACTATTGCTATGGATGATGAATGGTGGAAAAAAGCTAGAGCT GACATTCCGGGTTGTGGAAAGTTTAAAAAGAAGGGCCTTGAGAATGAAGATGAATTAGCTAAGTGTTTTGCTGACATCACTACTGTTGATATTGATAATTGGTCTCCTCATGTTGTGAATGTTGAAGCAATAGAAAATGTTGATGACACACAAGATGAGTCACAAGATGATGATTTTGTTGCTGAAACACAAGAGGAGGAGAATGGTATTTCTCCTCCACCTGTGAGTGGCAAGAGATTGGCAAGGCCTGTTGAAAGAAGTGGCAAGAAGGCGAAGTCTGGTAATGCACTCCTAATTCAAGAAGCAGTAACAAGTATGACAAGTTCAGCCAATGAATATGTTTTGAAGAGACATGGAAAATATTCTATTGATGAAGTGATGGAGGTTGTGATTGCTTGTGGGGCCGGCTATGATAGCAATGAACATTACATTGCGTCTGAACTATTTGTGAAGAAGGAGCAAAGGGAGATGTTCATGACCTTGCCTACTAATGAGATTATGTTCAATTGGCTTAGGAGGAAATACAATGACAAATATGAAAAGTAG
- the LOC136539971 gene encoding cytochrome P450 709B2-like, whose product MVVAVQLAALLALLLALWRLAWRPHAVARSFARQGVRGPPYTFLAGSLPEAKRLLMAGRRGVAPLDAACHDIMPVLLPQFHRWVADYGRTFLFWIGPIPALFSTDLQLIKQVLMDRTGLYQKDFMIPVLKFLFGNGVILINGDDWKRHRKVVLPAFNHETIKSMSAVTAEVTKQMMQRWREQIHQSGDKESAEIDMIHAFNDLTAKVNGRVAFGTSHREVEEVIVLMRDMQKLATAATLDAPILWYLPTRRNLHVRRLNKQLRSKIMSIMQARLAAHGAKCGGRGNGGGGDLLGLLLEAWTPQQQQHGNNGETLTTDEVIDECKTFFAAGQETTATLLVWSMFLLAVHPEWQHKVREEVVREFSTGDGDGEVPHADVLAKLKLLYMVLLETSRLYPPIVYIQRRAASDAVLGGIKVPQGTVISIPIAMLHRDKQVWGPDADEFNPMRFEHGLTKAAKDPKGLLAFSLGPRVCTGQSFGIVEVQVVMAMILRRFSFSLSPEYVHKPKYLLSLTPKLGMPLIVRNVDG is encoded by the exons atggtggtggcCGTGCAGCTGGCCGCGCTCCTGGCGCTGCTGCTCGCGCTGTGGCGCCTCGCGTGGCGGCCGCACGCCGTGGCGCGGTCGTTCGCGAGGCAGGGCGTCCGGGGCCCGCCCTACACGTTCCTGGCAGGGTCCTTGCCGGAGGCGAAGCGGCTGCTGATGGCCGGCCGGAGAGGGGTGGCGCCCCTGGACGCCGCCTGCCACGACATCATGCCCGTCCTCCTGCCGCAGTTCCACAGATGGGTCGCTGACTATG GGAGAACGTTTCTGTTCTGGATCGGGCCGATTCCCGCTCTCTTCTCCACTGATCTACAGCTGATTAAGCAAGTGCTGATGGACAGGACGGGCCTGTATCAGAAGGACTTCATGATCCCCGTGCTCAAGTTCCTCTTCGGCAACGGTGTCATACTGATAAACGGAGACGATTGGAAGCGGCACCGCAAAGTGGTCCTCCCCGCGTTCAACCATGAGACGATCAAG AGCATGTCGGCGGTGACGGCAGAGGTAACCAAGCAGATGATGCAGCGATGGCGCGAGCAGATTCACCAAAGCGGCGACAAGGAATCAGCCGAGATAGACATGATCCACGCCTTCAACGACCTGACCGCCAAGGTCAACGGCCGCGTCGCCTTTGGCACGAGCCACCGGGAGGTCGAGGAGGTCATCGTCTTGATGCGGGATATGCAGAAGCTCGCCACTGCGGCAACGCTGGATGCTCCAATACTCTG GTATCTGCCAACTCGGCGTAACCTGCACGTCCGGCGTCTGAACAAACAGCTGAGAAGCAAGATCATGTCCATCATGCAGGCGCGGCTGGCCGCCCACGGAGCCAAGTGTGGTGGGCGCGGCAATGGCGGCGGGGGCGACCTACTCGGGCTGTTGCTAGAGGCGTGgacaccgcagcagcagcagcatggcaACAACGGCGAGACGCTGACAACCGACGAGGTGATCGACGAGTGCAAGACCTTCTTCGCCGCGGGGCAGGAGACCACGGCCACCCTCCTCGTCTGGTCCATGTTCCTGCTCGCCGTGCACCCGGAGTGGCAGCACAAAGTCAGGGAGGAGGTTGTCCGGGAATTCTccaccggcgacggcgacggcgaggtccCCCACGCCGATGTTCTCGCCAAGCTCAAGCTG ctatACATGGTGTTGCTGGAGACGTCGCGCCTCTACCCTCCCATCGTGTACATACAACGGAGAGCTGCATCGGACGCCGTCCTTGGAGGCATCAAGGTGCCCCAGGGCACCGTCATCTCGATCCCCATCGCCATGCTGCACCGGGACAAGCAGGTCTGGGGCCCCGACGCCGACGAGTTCAACCCCATGAGGTTCGAGCATGGCCTCACAAAGGCTGCTAAGGATCCCAAGGGGCTGCTGGCTTTCTCCCTGGGCCCGAGAGTGTGCACTGGACAGAGCTTCGGCATCGTAGAAGTACAGGTTGTCATGGCGATGATCCTCAGGAGgttctccttctccctctccccaGAGTATGTTCACAAGCCCAAGTATCTCCTTTCCTTGACACCCAAGCTTGGGATGCCTCTCATCGTCAGGAATGTGGATGGCTGA